The genomic stretch AGGCGTGCCCAAACGAGCCAGACCAAAAGTTAGATAGATGCCTTGCCTTGCGGGCCCTACCCTATTAACATCTACCTACCCCAATTTTAAATGACATgcaacttttaaaaataatgtcaatatattttgtaatttgcatatttattttatgttttactaAATAGAGAGTAGTTTTTATATCTAAGGAGTGTGATCGAGTGTCATGAGACTCGTTCATCCTTAACCAAATGGTCATAGATTTATCATGCCTTTTGGTATGAAGCAGTTTTAAATCCTTGGGCCAGTTGTCACACTCTTTGAGGTACCTATAAATTAGTGTGTGGAATAGTCACTGGACCCGCCAATGAATACCCTTggtaattactaaaaaaaatttgagagtagtttttatattttgtgatttgCATATTTATGCTCTACAAGTTTTAAAAATAAGgtcaatatatttaaattttgataGATAATAATGGATATAAAAAGTGATGAGAAAGAGGAGAGACTTTATATGGTTCAAGGTCAATTATAGATCCAAAAAAGTTtcagaaaaatgaaaaagttaTGCTAATATATTATGTCAAAGTTAAAAACCGTGTGATGCTATTTTACTAAACAAATGCAACATCTGGTTAGAAtcttattataataaaaaaatttctttgcATTCGTTTGTTGATCTATCATTTTTTGTGCACTTATTTATCATTCTCATTTCAGGCAAATAATTTTAGTTTTACTGGATCCTTATcgctactattttttttttgcaataaaGTAAAGGTTAATATGATAGTGCACGCAACTTTGGATTTTCATAGAAATAATTAGGtgttgcgattgttggtttctggattacaagataGTAAatccgggcgtaatacaacccaaaagaaggaatacagaaggaagaactgaactgaaattacaacttaaaaaaaagaagcaactaaaccagtatggtatgatagccgagtcgaggaggcctcttcccgcaagacgagatatgccccggtagtgctctcggtttggcgtgtcgtccccaaaggtaaaacggctacgtctcttttgatgcagcaccgcaatcagcagagctccggcgaacgggatggaggagagggcagagctttcgacagaaaaacaatgcagagagggagagagcttatgatgctgAGAATGCTTGTGAATAATGTTAtactaatgcagtggaatggctagcctatttataggccaagccaccatgcagggtcaaccaagccatgaaggctcatcatggcagattcgtaaccgcctgcggttacgagcgtgtggcaggagtgtgccttttgcgtgtggcaggagtgtgcctcgcttgacgacgtgtcaagccacttggactgctgactcggcggtggtctaaaaagattagtttgggccaagcaccaagcccaaagaccacccaaagaccaattgccaagatccaagtccaagtccaagatcaagatcgggatcgggcccgtgcccgaggcccgcggcccgtgAGCGCGAGCgcgtgcacgggcacgggctcgggcgtgcgggcggcggcgcgcgcgtgtgcgcgcgtgtgggctctttcacccatcttggtccactataattattaagtaacataaaggaacttaatttaagcacattaaaagatgtgttaatcctccaatgtgggataattaacactagttaattattccctaagctccaactccaagctttaattaaaagctaattatgcccaactttaatccactatttctcactcaccggaaatcggatttgagaaagtgaatatactacatttatctacgtaaaatgtagatcgacgctatgtcatttaatttcacaaaattaaatgtttcgtcacatttattatttggtcaaaatccattgaccgggcatatttaatccatgatttttacaatcccccacatgagtggaaatagccaaatgcatatgcatgcagacacaagctcaaccctcgagaggtatataagcataaggataggtagttgttggccttgaaccttccatagtcgacaccatcggatacatagacggcttagtagcgcgatgctttgaactaatcccccacggcgtgcaccgagacaatggtgttaacgcttaaacacctcaacctcatccgttctcacgttttgtgtccattgcggtcttggacaccactttggattcataagtgtgttttatgaagcgaccacacttcgcacttacataggtgattcttagtcaagtaccttgccatatttggtctctttgagaactccatctctttgagatccttaagaaccattaaaagtcatagacttagcctttaccactaggcaagttctctaacactctattgctctctagggaatagatatagttgagtgtttctcatgaactctcatagcttagttgtccctttgaaccaagttcttgggatctacAGTCaccatggttgggttaccactataatagttctttagtttgtggatttcaaacccattccctctagcaacttgttcatttgatcacggtttaaccctttggttagcggatccgctagattatctattgacttcacatagtcaattgtaatcacgccagttgtgatcaaatgtctcacggtgttatgtcgtcgacgtatatgtcgagacttaccattatagaagccattgtttgcccttccaatagctgcttggctatcgcagtggatcagcactggtggtactggcttagaccaacatggaatatcttcaaggaggttcttaagccactcggcttcctcacccgccttatctaaggccatgaactccgattccatagttgatcgggctatacatgtctgttttgtggatttccacgatacaacaccacccccaatagtaaagacgtatccacttgttgaaagtgagtctctattatcggatatccaattggcatcacagtacccttcaagtaccgggggtatctcgagaagtgtagcccaagattttgagtatgttttaaatatctcaaaaccctcacaagagctctccaatgctctttgcttggattgctcgtgtaacaactcagcttgttcacggcacaagcaatgtcaggtcgagtgcaattagtcaagtacataatgcatccgatcACCCGTgtatactcttcttgagcaacaggctcgcctttgttcttgctcaagtgaacgtcgagttcaattggagtcttaaccggcgcgccatcataggctttgaatttattcaatatcttctcaacataatgtgattgtgttaagatgattccttcagacgttcttagaatcttcattccaagaattacatcggctagacccatgtctttaatgtcaaagtttctctttaacatggcctttgtatcgttaattacttgagtgttactacccaagattaacatatcatcaacgtatagacacactataacatggccgttattagtgctcttaatgtagacacattcgtcgcactcgttgattttaaacccatttgataacatcacattatcaaacttcaagttccactgcaatggcgcttgtttcaatccatatagagattttactagcttgcatacctttttctcttgtccaggtactacaaacccttcgggttgttccatatagatttcatcttctagttcaccatttagaaacgcggtctttacatccatttgatgaatctcaagattgtgcaatgcagcaatagcgagaagcactcggatagatgtaatccttgttacaggtgaataggtatcgaagaagtcatgtccttccttttgtttaaaaccctttactactaatcgggctttatacttatccactgttccatcggccttaaatttccttttaagtacccatttgcaacctagaggtttcgcaccttcaggtagatctaccaacacccaagtgtggtttagcaaaattgaatcaatttcgctttgaacagcttctctccaatgcagcccgtctgggccagcaaaggctacttttattgatgttggttcttcatccaacatgaaagcaatgtagtcaggaccaaaagtttttggtgttctgactctattaccacgtcttagtactgtatcttttggatcgggccttgcacgtttgcgcgattcaggttccgcatccgctgatttagaactagtggcttcttcttccactggtttagaactattggcttcttcaattcttgtctcagaattggttgagactttttccttgtctttgcaaggaaatgtgttttcgagaaatacagcattcctcgactcaattgttgttcctactgggatagtcgatatttcagacttgtgaacaacaaatcgatatgcactactgtaaagtgcatatccaatgaagatgcaatcaaccgtcttaggtccgattgtaacttctttgggcggaggaaccattacctttgccaaacacccccacactttgagatatatgtaggatgacttccttcccttccacaactcataaggagtgacatcttttcctttgagagggatcttattcaagatatagttggctgtcaaaacagctaccccccacatgttatgtggtaatcctgaagttagaagcagtgcattcatcatctcttttagagttcgatttttgcgttctgcaacaccattagattgtggtgaatatggtgcagtcgtttgatggattataccactttcgttgcataattcctcaaacggggctacatattcgcctcctctatcgcttcgaatcgttttgattttacaaccaagttgattctcaacttcgttcttataacttttgaacgcttctattgcttcatctttacttcttaaaagataaatgtagcaataccttgtgcaatcatctatgaaagtgataaagtactttttaccacctctagtttgcaccatctttaaatcacatacgtccgtgcgaattaattcaaggggttttgtgcttcgttcaaccgagtgaaacggcaacttagtcatttttgcttcaagacaaatttcacatttatcttggatatccaattcattagcctttagtaaatctaaatttactaatcttttaatggcttttgaatttacatgtcccaatctacaatgccacaaatttgaacactcagtcaagtaagaggaagtagatgctttatttttattagccaaaggctttgcaacactgcgagttgccacactaagcttgaaaagcccatcggttacataaccttttccgagggattttccaaacttatacaaagtaaacctatcagactcaaatacaagtttaaaccccttattaactagtattgatcctgacactaggttcttgcagatgtccgggacatgcagcacatccttcaaagtgatcgTGACgtcagacgtcatcatgagaatcacgttaccaacgccgaggacttcggacgatgcttgattccccatgttgatcttcctcccttcagcagcagtgtaggaggcaaacttgctcctatctgagcagacatgagcagtagcgccggtgtcgatgtaccagccacccttgttatccacaaggttaacctcttcggtgaccacagcaatgaggtcgttttcatcccagtccttgaactccttctcaacgacgtgggcaaccggcttcttcttcttgctgcagcagtctttagcaaagtggccatgtttgccacatttgtagcagtcgccttcaaacttctttgaaggctgctttcccttccctttgtcgctTGGACGGTTGGGGCGaaggcgtttgttggagggaccgccccgctccaacagattggctttggcttcaagtggggtgaagcccttagccttttggtcgcttttgcgcacatcagcctcaatgcgcaatttcacgatcaaatcttcaagggtcatctgctttcgcttgtgcttgagataactcttgaagtccttccaactgggagggagcttgtcaatgatcgtgcaccttaggaatttgtcgggcaaggtcatcccttcagccactaataagtggatgatcatttggagctcttggacttgctccatgacgggtcgagaatcgaccatcttgtagtccataaatttagAAACTACAACTTGttccgtccctgcagcattatctatgctatacttcttttctaggttttcccacatttgtttagatgtggttacattggagtatacattgtagaggctatcatctaatgcacttaaaataaaatttttacatagataatccctttttctccaagcttcatagtccgccatgacttcgagcctagtctcttggtcgcttggcgcgggcggctcgttttcagtgagaaagttggcgacgcccaatgttgtcaagtagaacaacatcttttggtaccacctcttgaagtcagatcctccaaacttgggtggtttctcggcaggtggcatcattcttggtgccaaaggtgccgcagttggtccatggaagggaccaattccgttgcccccgaaggagcaacaacatggttgggcatagagccctcaccattcatgttgggcatagagcccgccatggtcatGTCGGGCATAGAGCCCGTCATGTTCATATTGGTCCCGGAGGAGCCAATACCCGTGTTGGTCCAGAAGGAGCCAGcacccgtgtgagacccgaaggccccaacactcgatccattaaaggatccgaaggaaccactaaaagtggaaccaactgttccactcgaggtggatccgcCAGTGAGCCCATGGGTGTTAACATacacccaaggggttgttgatgaagatggatagaacccaggggttggcatcatcgacggaatcgatgaagtgttgaccggtccagtggtcgccatggtggagggaatggcagcggcggaggtggcagcggcggtgttgGAATCGGTCGACATTTCCAGCAAATGTATTAAGTGTTTCGAACGTTTTTAGGTTCATTTTagagtccaaattccttcaaaggcaagttatatctcgtcttgcgattgttggtttctggattacaagataGCAAATCcaggcgtaatacaacccaaaagaaggaatacagaaggaagaactgaactgaaattacaacttaaaaaaaagaaggaactaaaccagtatggtatgatagccgagtcgaggaggcctctttccgcaagacgagatacgccccggtaatgctctcggtttggcgtgtcgtccccaaaggtaaaacggctacgtctcttttgatgcagcaccgcaatcagcagagctccggcgaacgggatggaggagagggcagagctttcgacagaaaaacaatgcagagagggatgGAGCTTATGATGCTGAGAATGCTTGTGAATAATGTTAtactaatgcagtggaatggctagcctatttataggccaagccaccatgcagggtcaaccaagccatgaaggctcatcatggcagattcgtaaccgccggCGGTTACGAGagtgtgcctcgcttgacgacgtgtcaagccacttggactgctgactcggcggtggtctaaaaagattagtttgggccaagcaccaagctcaaagaccacccaaagaccaattgccaagatccaagtccaagatcgggcccgaggcccgcgagcGCAAGcgcgggcacgggcacgggctcgggctcgggcgggcgggcggcggcggcggcgcgcgcgtgtgcgctctttcacccatcttggtccactataattattaagtaacataaaggcacttaatttaagcacattaaaagatgtgttaatcctccaatgtgggataattaacactagttaattatttcctaatctccaactccaagctttaattaaaagctaattatgcccaactttaatccactatttctcactcaccggaaatcggatttgagaaagtgaatatactacatttatctacgtaaaatgtagatcgacgctatgtcatttaatttcacaaaattaaatgtttcgtcacatttattatttggtcaaaatccattgaccgggcatatttaatgcATGATTTTTACAGCGATGAAAACACCAGATGATACGGTGCTACTCCTATCGATTTGTCCGGCGGGATGATACGGTGCTACTCCTATCGATTTGTCCGGCGGCGAGATACCGGCGGAAAAGGGGGCCACGTTCATGCGATGAATTCCAGTCGAGCAACCAGAATAACTCTAACTAGGATTTTGGAATGATAGACTTGCAGAGAAAGTAAATAGCATAAAAGTAAAAGACGAAAATTAGATGATTCTGACTACTAAATAACTAATAGAATATGGGGATAATTCCGAAGATATGCTAGTATCACGACACACCTAAACtatttaattttagattttaaaGTTATTCTTGAAACTTGATGACTATTTGCTATGGCGTCATAAAACATGGAAAATGGTTGCCGAGCTGAAGAAATAATTTAGACTGTTTGACATTTTAATTTATCTCACAAATCAAACAATAGGTAGAGTGATGACAAAAATAATTGATTCATTTATATAGTCTGATTTATCAAtgtattgatttttattttccatatatAAGACACGTATGATGACatataagtaaaatcatgaaaTATAACAGTGCAACTGTTCAAGGAAAAATAAACTTTGTGCAATTGGCAATAAACATATGTGACcacgaaaatgacaaaaataaattaaatatgaatatgACGCAAATAAATGCAATATGGACCAGATACAGACGAATATAGAAAGTATTCTGAAGTGTAACGGAATACTACTAGAtgatttttcataaataaaatccaGAGGGTGAAACTTGAAAGTAGACAGTTTCTTTTGTTTCGTTATTACAAAATCACAAGAAAATATATTGATAAAAGGGCATCTGAAAAAGAGATATATAACTTACCTTAATCGACAAGCGTGACAATTTCTGTTGCTGAGTGCTTATTGTGCAATTGAAATGAACAGAAACCAAATAAATACTAACAAGTTTTATGAAAAATGGGCTCTATTTATATAAGAAAATACACCAAACTAGAATGAGGTGAACAATCTCTCAACTAGAAAAGGGGATGTAACATTTTGGCAGGCTTGGTTTCTTATGTACGAAGACGAGAATCCTGCTGGTCAGACGGACTCTGCTGACCGATCATTGACCATCCATCGGTTAAGCCGTCGTCGGGCAATTGAGACCTAAGAGGCCAAGATGAGATTAATTGAGGGACTACAAAATGGAAATGGCAAGGAGGAGTTTTACCTGTTTATCCCAATCAGTTCTCTTAGTTATGATCATCAGCATTATAGTCTGAAACAAAGTGCCTATCAGCATTCCAATCCACACACCCTAACATTACAAAAATTTCATACATATCAACATTTTTTAGCATcattataaacaaaacaaaaaaaatgcaacTGACCTCAACATGTAATTTCACTGCATAACCAAGCAAAATTCCAATAGGAATTCCTATCAAATAGTAGCATCCAATATTAACATAGACAACCACACTCTGCCAACCGGCCCCAATCGCCACTCCTGTTTACGATCACCAGACAAAGTTTGTGGCATTCTTCAACGATGTGCTTGCATTGTCTCGCGAATGGTGCAAGTAAGACGAGAAGGAACCGAGACTCACCAGAAAGAACCGGCTGGACACTGTTCATGAGGATGGAGAATGCCAGCAGAGGCGACAAGCGAGCGACCTCAGCAACCACAGCACGATCCTCCGTGAATACATAAGCCAGGCGCTTGCGGAAGACTAGAAAGAGTGCAAACAGCACCAGCCCTATGGCTAGTGAGATCACCACTATGTTGGCAACGGAGAACTTTGCGGCTCTGGAATCGCCCTTCCCAAGCTCGTTTGAAACGCGTACGCTGGGAAAGAAAGATGATGGAATCAACACTGATAAAGGATTATAGCACTTGGTTCTATCTATCTACCTTGCTGCAGCCATGAATCCAAGAGATATCATCATTTCCCAGCCACTGATGTTGAGACTGCAAGAAATTGAATGTAGTAGCAATGTTTATCAATTACATCCAACCTTAAACAACAACTCTGACTCAATCATACCAGATTGCAAGAGCATCAACTTCAACCATAGCATTCTCCAAATTTCCAGTCAAAAGTATCAGTATCGCGTTGTACCAGAGCTCGAGGCTCCCACCACGCAAAAATCAAGCAAAATGATCAATTCCCACCAAAAAAGTTTGGACTATTCATCAGCGAAAACAAACACAATGAGTCACTATTTCTTACCAAAGCATAGCGCCTGATGACACGGAAAGCTTGACTACAGGCCAAAGATCACTGAAAGCCGAGGCAGAAAAGCCTGTCCACGTCTCAGGGCATCCTCCCGACGTGACAAAGATCAACTGGCCGATATTCGGAATCCAGTAGGCCAAGACAGTGGACACCATTGCACCGGTGACACCAAAACGGAACTTCACAGTTAGAAGCCACGAGAGAAAGAGATGGATCGAGAGCGAGCACACTGCAAGGTATGTTATGATCATGTTCTTGCTCTGTGCCTGCAAGTACATTTGGCAGG from Salvia splendens isolate huo1 chromosome 4, SspV2, whole genome shotgun sequence encodes the following:
- the LOC121800064 gene encoding protein DETOXIFICATION 21-like; the protein is MWVVAGPAIFTRFSTFGISVISQAFVGHIGSTQLAAYALVLTLLTRFANGLLLGAASGLETLCGQAYGARQYHMLGIHLQRSWIVLIIMSTSLVPIYVFAAPLLRALGQNEAIAEEAGKIALWVIPVMYSFVVSFTCQMYLQAQSKNMIITYLAVCSLSIHLFLSWLLTVKFRFGVTGAMVSTVLAYWIPNIGQLIFVTSGGCPETWTGFSASAFSDLWPVVKLSVSSGAMLCLELWYNAILILLTGNLENAMVEVDALAICLNISGWEMMISLGFMAAASVRVSNELGKGDSRAAKFSVANIVVISLAIGLVLFALFLVFRKRLAYVFTEDRAVVAEVARLSPLLAFSILMNSVQPVLSGVAIGAGWQSVVVYVNIGCYYLIGIPIGILLGYAVKLHVEGVWIGMLIGTLFQTIMLMIITKRTDWDKQVSIARRRLNRWMVNDRSAESV